From Pontibacter actiniarum, a single genomic window includes:
- a CDS encoding sulfotransferase domain-containing protein, protein MKILQGGVPKCGNFWLYQIIQQVLERTGGNTTSFIQTHPIYTLAREWDLNYPTQASIDMLDVTDLQYSYRISSIFRMPVQDIQAYVAQTNHVWTHSPICKRSGELLGLFDKKVYIVRDPRDRAVSASKYYTSDYMLKYYPQEEKDPKRFLEKNFEQLMLEWVWHVYDHLRLSQEYNIHIAFYEGFLLDFQEELTRLLDYLGLELGEDQRADLQEAMSFSTMKSKNPKHLKKGTSGYWMEQLTEEQAALADTVAGPLIRFLGYPSQKGQPMGFSADLPHHDFEQLKQEIIAAQTPLFQS, encoded by the coding sequence ATGAAAATACTGCAAGGCGGGGTGCCCAAGTGCGGCAATTTCTGGCTATACCAGATCATACAGCAGGTCCTCGAAAGAACCGGGGGCAACACGACAAGCTTTATACAGACGCACCCGATCTACACTTTGGCAAGGGAGTGGGACCTGAACTACCCGACCCAAGCCAGCATTGACATGCTGGACGTGACGGACCTGCAGTACAGCTACCGCATCAGCAGTATTTTCAGAATGCCCGTTCAGGACATACAGGCCTATGTAGCGCAGACCAACCATGTGTGGACGCACTCGCCCATTTGCAAAAGGAGCGGTGAGCTGCTGGGCCTCTTCGATAAGAAAGTGTACATCGTTCGCGACCCCAGAGACAGGGCTGTCTCCGCCTCCAAGTACTACACGTCTGACTACATGCTGAAGTACTACCCGCAGGAGGAGAAGGACCCGAAGCGCTTTCTGGAGAAGAACTTTGAGCAACTGATGCTGGAGTGGGTGTGGCATGTGTACGACCACCTGCGCCTGAGCCAGGAGTACAACATTCACATTGCCTTTTACGAGGGCTTCCTGCTCGACTTTCAGGAGGAGCTGACACGCTTGCTGGACTACCTCGGCCTTGAGCTTGGCGAGGACCAGCGGGCAGACCTGCAGGAAGCCATGAGCTTCTCCACGATGAAGAGCAAAAACCCGAAGCACCTGAAGAAAGGCACCTCGGGCTATTGGATGGAGCAGTTGACGGAGGAGCAGGCGGCGCTAGCCGATACCGTAGCCGGTCCACTGATCCGGTTCCTGGGCTACCCGTCGCAAAAGGGGCAGCCGATGGGGTTCTCCGCCGATCTGCCCCACCACGACTTTGAGCAGCTAAAGCAGGAAATAATAGCGGCACAGACACCGCTCTTCCAAAGCTAA
- the cysC gene encoding adenylyl-sulfate kinase, translating into MNNKKHIYPFHSQVCYEQRKSSMQQEPRLVWLTGLSGSGKSTLALRLEHYLFHQGYKVYLLDGDNIRSGLSKDLGFSEKDRKENVRRVAEAAKLMLDAGLVVLCAFISPYEAERQLVKEVIGKDRFTQVYVNCSLAECEKRDTKGLYAKARRGEIDHFTGISSPYEPPLAPDVEVATDTESIEESLGKLIAAIEPQLSLQNEASAVANIVS; encoded by the coding sequence ATGAACAACAAGAAACATATTTACCCCTTCCACTCGCAGGTCTGCTACGAGCAGCGCAAAAGCAGTATGCAGCAGGAGCCCCGGCTGGTGTGGCTTACCGGCCTCTCCGGCTCTGGCAAAAGTACGCTGGCCCTGCGCCTGGAGCATTACCTGTTTCACCAGGGGTATAAAGTATACCTGCTGGACGGCGACAACATCCGGAGCGGGCTGAGCAAGGACCTTGGTTTTTCGGAGAAGGACAGGAAGGAAAACGTGCGCCGCGTGGCCGAGGCCGCCAAGCTGATGCTGGACGCCGGCCTGGTGGTGCTCTGTGCTTTTATTTCACCCTACGAGGCGGAAAGGCAGCTGGTAAAAGAGGTAATCGGGAAGGACAGGTTTACGCAGGTATATGTTAACTGCTCTCTGGCCGAGTGTGAGAAGAGGGACACCAAGGGCCTATACGCCAAAGCCCGACGCGGGGAAATAGACCATTTCACCGGCATCAGTTCACCCTATGAACCTCCGCTGGCACCAGATGTAGAGGTGGCAACGGACACAGAGTCCATTGAGGAGTCGCTGGGCAAGCTGATTGCAGCCATTGAGCCGCAGCTGAGCCTGCAAAATGAGGCCAGTGCCGTAGCCAACATAGTATCTTAA
- the cysQ gene encoding 3'(2'),5'-bisphosphate nucleotidase CysQ has protein sequence MPQNKPGQQAPGQSEINVPALLEQAKRAACEAGQAILDIYNAPGLDVTLKADASPLTKADLAAHTVITRYLSATGLPILSEEGAQTRYEERRQWPWFWLVDPLDGTKEFIKRNGEFTVNIALMQQGKPVAGVIYVPCTDTLYYGSRETGAGKVTAGQQEQLPPLPQKTTFAAVSQQQGLSIVASRTHLSPETETFIGQFQAPSIVSMGSSLKFMLLAEGKANLYPRFAPTMEWDTAAAHAILNTVERGIYQTDLTTDLVYNKPDLHNPSFVSF, from the coding sequence ATGCCGCAAAACAAGCCAGGGCAACAAGCCCCGGGTCAATCAGAAATCAACGTGCCCGCACTGCTGGAGCAGGCGAAGCGCGCCGCGTGCGAAGCAGGGCAGGCCATCCTGGACATCTACAATGCGCCCGGGCTGGATGTGACATTAAAAGCGGATGCCTCGCCCCTGACCAAAGCCGACTTGGCTGCCCATACCGTTATCACCAGGTACCTGTCGGCCACCGGGCTGCCTATCCTGTCGGAAGAAGGGGCACAAACCCGTTATGAGGAACGGCGGCAATGGCCGTGGTTCTGGCTCGTAGACCCGCTGGACGGCACAAAGGAGTTTATCAAGCGCAACGGCGAGTTTACGGTTAACATAGCGCTGATGCAGCAAGGCAAGCCAGTAGCGGGCGTTATCTACGTCCCCTGCACCGATACGCTATACTACGGCTCCAGAGAGACCGGTGCCGGCAAGGTAACAGCCGGTCAGCAGGAGCAGCTCCCGCCACTGCCCCAGAAAACTACTTTTGCTGCCGTCTCACAACAGCAGGGGCTCTCCATTGTTGCGTCCAGAACGCACCTAAGCCCCGAAACCGAGACGTTTATCGGCCAGTTTCAAGCTCCCTCCATTGTCTCCATGGGGAGCTCGCTTAAGTTCATGCTGCTCGCCGAGGGCAAGGCAAACCTCTATCCCAGGTTCGCCCCTACCATGGAATGGGACACTGCTGCCGCCCACGCCATCCTGAACACGGTGGAAAGGGGCATTTACCAGACTGACCTCACCACAGACCTGGTGTACAACAAGCCGGACCTCCACAACCCCTCTTTTGTATCGTTTTAA
- the glgX gene encoding glycogen debranching protein GlgX produces the protein MDIENYPGSPYPLGATWDGEGVNFALFSENATAVELCLFNSEDDKTEAAKVKMTERTHQVWHTYLPGVKPGQLYGFRVHGPFEPHNGHRFNPHKLLLDPYAKAISGTIEWHDALFGYTMGDPQKDLSFSKTDSAQYIPKTVVIDPSFDWGNDRKPKIPYHKTIIYEAHVKGFTKLHPEIPEEIRGTYAGLAHPVTIKYLKQLGITAIELMPVHHFITDRHLADKNLANYWGYNTIGFFAPDVRYSSSGTHGEQVVEFKQMVKALHQAGIEVILDVVYNHTAEGNHMGPTLSFRGIDNAAYYRLTEDQRYYMDYTGTGNTLNANLPNVLRLIMDSLRYWILEMHVDGFRFDLAATLARELHEVDRLSAFFDIIHQDPIISQVKLIAEPWDVGEGGYHVGNFPPGWAEWNGKYRDCIRDYWRGADSMLAEFAQRFTGSSDLYKDDYRSPTASINFVTAHDGFTLHDLVSYNEKHNEANGEGNNDGESHNRSWNCGVEGPTKDAEVVELRNRQIRNFMTTLFLSQGVPMLVSGDELGRTQGGNNNAYCQDNEISWIDWGNVDQDLLSFTRRLISFCKKHPVFNRRRWFQGKPIKGKVKDIAWFLPEGKEMTEENWNHDFAKSLAVFLSGMGIHSKGPKGEQVQDDSFYVIFNAHYEPLKYKLPYVKYGKSWTKVLDTAAPDSLDEEEEVYLPNETVEVAARSVVVLHHQEEKR, from the coding sequence ATGGATATAGAGAACTACCCGGGGAGCCCGTACCCTTTGGGAGCTACCTGGGACGGAGAAGGCGTTAATTTTGCACTTTTTTCAGAGAACGCTACGGCCGTTGAGCTCTGCCTTTTTAATTCGGAGGACGACAAGACCGAGGCAGCGAAGGTGAAGATGACGGAGCGGACGCACCAGGTGTGGCACACCTACCTGCCCGGTGTGAAGCCGGGGCAGTTGTATGGCTTCCGCGTGCACGGGCCTTTCGAGCCGCACAACGGGCACCGCTTTAACCCGCACAAACTACTGCTGGACCCTTATGCCAAAGCTATATCGGGCACCATAGAGTGGCACGACGCCCTCTTCGGCTATACGATGGGAGACCCGCAGAAGGACCTGAGCTTCAGCAAGACGGACAGTGCGCAGTACATTCCCAAGACGGTGGTGATCGACCCTTCCTTTGACTGGGGAAACGACAGAAAACCCAAAATCCCTTACCACAAAACAATCATATACGAGGCGCATGTGAAGGGCTTTACCAAGCTGCACCCCGAGATACCGGAGGAGATACGGGGAACCTATGCCGGGTTGGCGCACCCTGTCACCATCAAGTACCTGAAGCAGCTGGGCATTACGGCCATTGAGCTGATGCCGGTGCACCACTTTATCACCGACCGCCACCTGGCCGATAAAAACCTGGCGAACTACTGGGGCTACAATACCATCGGTTTCTTTGCCCCGGATGTACGCTACTCCAGCAGCGGCACCCACGGGGAGCAGGTGGTGGAGTTTAAGCAGATGGTAAAGGCGCTTCACCAGGCGGGCATTGAGGTGATCCTGGACGTGGTTTATAACCACACTGCCGAGGGCAACCACATGGGGCCAACGCTCTCGTTCCGGGGCATCGACAACGCCGCCTATTACCGCCTGACCGAGGACCAGCGCTACTACATGGACTACACCGGCACCGGCAATACGCTGAACGCCAACCTCCCCAACGTGCTGCGCCTGATCATGGACAGCCTGCGGTACTGGATACTGGAGATGCACGTGGACGGCTTCCGCTTCGACCTGGCCGCCACCCTGGCGCGGGAGCTGCATGAGGTGGATCGCCTCAGCGCCTTCTTCGACATCATCCACCAGGACCCGATCATCTCGCAGGTCAAGCTTATTGCCGAGCCCTGGGACGTGGGAGAGGGAGGCTACCATGTGGGCAACTTCCCGCCGGGCTGGGCCGAATGGAACGGCAAGTACCGCGACTGTATCCGCGACTACTGGCGCGGGGCCGACAGTATGCTGGCAGAGTTCGCTCAGCGCTTTACGGGCAGCTCAGACCTGTACAAAGACGATTACCGCAGCCCGACGGCCAGCATCAACTTCGTAACGGCCCATGACGGCTTTACCCTGCATGACCTGGTGAGCTACAACGAAAAGCACAACGAGGCCAACGGCGAGGGAAACAACGACGGCGAGAGCCACAACCGCTCCTGGAACTGCGGCGTGGAGGGGCCAACGAAGGACGCGGAGGTGGTGGAGCTCCGGAACCGCCAGATACGCAACTTCATGACCACGCTTTTCCTCTCGCAGGGGGTGCCGATGCTGGTGTCCGGCGACGAACTGGGGCGCACCCAGGGGGGCAACAACAACGCGTACTGTCAGGATAACGAAATTTCGTGGATCGACTGGGGGAATGTAGACCAGGACCTGCTCTCGTTTACGCGCCGGCTCATTAGCTTCTGCAAAAAGCACCCGGTGTTTAATCGCCGCCGCTGGTTCCAGGGCAAGCCGATCAAAGGAAAGGTGAAAGACATCGCCTGGTTCCTGCCGGAGGGAAAGGAGATGACGGAGGAGAACTGGAACCATGACTTTGCCAAGTCGCTGGCCGTGTTCCTTAGCGGGATGGGGATCCATTCGAAAGGACCCAAGGGAGAGCAGGTGCAGGACGACAGTTTCTATGTCATCTTTAATGCGCACTATGAGCCGCTCAAGTATAAGCTGCCTTACGTAAAGTATGGGAAAAGCTGGACTAAGGTACTGGATACCGCCGCCCCGGATTCGCTTGATGAAGAGGAGGAAGTATACTTGCCCAACGAAACTGTAGAGGTGGCTGCCCGCTCTGTTGTGGTGCTGCACCACCAGGAGGAAAAGCGCTAG
- a CDS encoding oxygenase MpaB family protein, producing MKYFVPEDSVVRQIWGKSDTILFIFAGASAEFALNKAVDWLYFTGRLPADPLGRLFSTVGYARKIVFSEEAAAHRAIDAMAAIHAGVEAKRGMSIPDWAYRDVLFMLIDYSIRAYELLERPLAEAERAEVFSTFNRVGTRMGIRGLPDTYSKWRVDREKHLQQNLERSRYTYDLYKQYRKHLGSFRYWLLLQAQVLVVPQRVRELLGLARLPLLLPVLGVYKFSRRFKAEWLLKEAILPPAYKAEIRELDVAPA from the coding sequence ATGAAATATTTCGTGCCTGAAGATTCGGTGGTGCGCCAGATATGGGGCAAGAGCGACACCATCCTGTTCATATTTGCCGGAGCCTCTGCCGAGTTTGCCCTCAACAAGGCGGTCGACTGGCTTTACTTCACGGGCCGCCTGCCCGCTGATCCGCTCGGCAGGCTGTTCTCCACAGTAGGCTATGCGCGTAAAATCGTGTTCTCGGAGGAAGCGGCAGCGCACCGGGCCATCGACGCCATGGCGGCCATCCATGCCGGGGTGGAGGCAAAGCGCGGCATGTCCATCCCCGACTGGGCTTACCGCGATGTGCTCTTTATGCTGATCGATTACTCCATCCGCGCTTATGAGCTACTCGAGCGCCCGCTGGCGGAGGCGGAGCGTGCAGAGGTGTTCAGCACCTTTAACCGCGTCGGCACCCGCATGGGCATCCGGGGCTTGCCGGACACCTACAGCAAATGGCGCGTGGACCGGGAAAAGCACCTGCAGCAAAACCTGGAACGGAGCCGCTATACCTATGATCTGTACAAGCAGTACCGAAAGCACCTGGGCAGCTTCCGGTACTGGCTGTTGTTGCAGGCGCAGGTGCTGGTGGTGCCGCAGCGCGTGCGGGAGCTGCTGGGGCTGGCGCGGCTGCCGTTGCTCCTCCCGGTGCTGGGCGTGTACAAGTTCAGCCGCAGGTTTAAGGCGGAGTGGCTGCTGAAGGAAGCCATACTTCCGCCGGCTTACAAAGCAGAGATCCGGGAGCTGGATGTGGCACCTGCCTAG
- a CDS encoding potassium/proton antiporter → MNFTIEDILLGTSILLFLSILVSKSLGRLGIPALVLFLGVGMLAGSDGIGGIYFDDSQTAQSLGTVALTLILFSGGLDTNWASTRSVLWRGVTLSTAGVLVTALLVGAFASYVLHFTLLEGVLLGAIVSSTDAAAVFSILRSRNIGLKNNLRPTLELESGSNDPMAYFLTVSFTFLLTNQEASLWELVPLFFLQMSIGAVMGVVMGNVMAWTINRIKLGQEGLYPALTLAMLLFTFAFTNLINGNGFLAVYTSAVILGNRNFIHKRSLTRFYDGVAWLSQILMFLTLGLLVFPSQVVPVAGAGLLISLFLIFVARPASVFLSLAFFNASWRDKLYVSWVGLRGAVPIVFATYPLLAGVEKSGLIFNIVFFIVLTSVMLQGTTLQLVADWLGLSEVDDSLKRVQLGEELGYDAKNELVELQLSAGSAAVGKSLVELQLPKSSLIVLIDRGGKFVTPVGATVLQAYDKLMVMVDSEQELKRVRELLG, encoded by the coding sequence ATGAACTTTACAATTGAAGATATCCTTTTAGGCACCTCCATACTGCTCTTCCTGAGTATACTGGTCAGCAAGAGCCTGGGCCGGCTCGGTATTCCGGCGCTGGTGCTGTTCCTGGGTGTGGGGATGCTGGCCGGCTCCGATGGCATCGGCGGCATTTACTTCGACGATTCCCAAACGGCGCAGTCGCTGGGTACCGTGGCCCTGACGCTGATCTTGTTCTCGGGAGGGCTTGATACCAACTGGGCGAGCACGCGCTCGGTACTCTGGCGCGGCGTGACCCTCTCCACGGCCGGGGTGTTGGTTACGGCCCTGCTGGTGGGTGCCTTTGCCTCTTACGTGCTGCACTTTACGCTGCTGGAGGGGGTGCTGCTGGGGGCCATTGTTTCGTCTACGGATGCCGCGGCTGTGTTCTCCATCCTTCGCTCGCGCAACATCGGGCTTAAAAATAACCTGCGCCCCACCCTGGAGCTGGAGTCCGGCAGTAACGACCCCATGGCCTACTTCCTTACCGTCAGCTTTACGTTTTTACTCACCAACCAGGAGGCAAGCCTGTGGGAGCTGGTGCCCTTGTTCTTCCTGCAGATGAGCATCGGGGCCGTGATGGGGGTCGTGATGGGCAACGTGATGGCTTGGACGATCAACCGCATCAAGCTGGGGCAGGAGGGGCTGTACCCTGCCCTGACGCTGGCCATGCTGCTCTTTACCTTCGCCTTCACCAACCTGATCAACGGAAACGGGTTTCTGGCCGTGTACACTTCGGCGGTTATACTGGGCAACAGGAACTTCATCCACAAACGCAGCCTGACGCGCTTTTACGATGGGGTGGCCTGGCTCTCGCAGATCCTCATGTTCCTTACGCTGGGCTTGCTGGTCTTCCCCTCGCAGGTTGTTCCGGTGGCCGGTGCCGGTTTGCTGATCTCGCTGTTCCTGATATTTGTGGCGCGGCCGGCGAGCGTGTTCCTTAGCCTGGCCTTCTTCAACGCCTCCTGGCGCGATAAGCTGTACGTGTCGTGGGTGGGGTTGCGGGGTGCCGTGCCCATTGTGTTTGCCACCTATCCCTTATTGGCGGGGGTAGAGAAGTCGGGGCTGATCTTCAACATCGTTTTCTTTATCGTGCTGACCTCGGTTATGCTGCAGGGCACCACGCTGCAGCTTGTGGCAGACTGGCTGGGGCTGAGCGAAGTGGACGATTCGCTCAAGCGGGTGCAGCTGGGCGAGGAGCTGGGCTACGATGCCAAAAACGAACTGGTGGAGCTGCAGCTCTCCGCGGGAAGCGCCGCTGTTGGCAAGTCGCTGGTGGAGCTGCAACTGCCCAAAAGCTCTCTGATTGTGCTGATAGACCGGGGCGGCAAGTTTGTGACGCCGGTGGGGGCCACGGTATTGCAGGCTTACGACAAGCTGATGGTGATGGTAGACAGCGAGCAGGAGCTAAAACGGGTGAGGGAGCTGTTGGGCTGA
- a CDS encoding penicillin-binding protein 1A translates to MRRTLNKILKFIITKIMAPFVRLVHGELSAFWQSQKPKFTRTYWQQKWAEWQESRSRSDYRFLLRAFYKLALFGVLVLVLFYFAVYAGFLGGMPSTKELKSVHNNTASEVYSADGVLLGRYYIQDRTNVKFADISPAAIDALIATEDVRFYEHSGVDARSLARVFIKSLLMQNESSGGGSTLSQQLAKNLYPRKNYWLWDMPVNKLREMIIARKLESLYSKEEILELYLNTVPMGGNLYGIERASHRFFNTSADSLKPEEAAVLIGMLKATTTYNPRLHLERSRTRRNVVLAQMAKYEFLSPAQADSLQQLPLQLDYNYTTHNDGIAPYFREQLRQELVEWAAGKKKGNGETYNLYTDGLKIYTTIDAGMQRHAEAAVRKQMAQLQKQFDAHWRGRAPWGRSSNVLQVAMQRSDRYRKMKEAGKSEADIAAAFREPVPMQVYAWGGTDKKTMSPLDSIAYYQRFLNTGLLSVEPHSGYVRAWVGGINHHVFKYDHVRAKRQVGSTFKPIVYAAALEKGLQPCDYFPNERITYPEYDNWSPRNASEQYGGEYTMRGALAHSVNTVSAQLIMKAGVRKTVAMAHRLGISSDLPEVPSLALGTADLSLLEMVTAYATFANRGYQVDPVYIQKITDRDGKVLREHRAGEGAKKVLSEKTAALMLHLMQGVVEEGSAAKLRSQFGLKMDIAGKTGTTQEHADGWFIGITPQLVTGVWVGGESPEVRFRTLALGQGSHTALPIWGDFIRRIAIDPAYKGYYNSHFEPLPPSLQASLNCASFRAEPPRENFLERVLDKVTDKAAQTFEQWKENWKKRRQERKQRKKRD, encoded by the coding sequence ATGAGGCGTACGCTGAATAAGATACTAAAATTCATCATCACCAAAATAATGGCGCCCTTTGTGCGGCTGGTGCACGGCGAGCTGTCTGCCTTCTGGCAGAGCCAGAAACCCAAGTTCACCCGCACCTACTGGCAGCAGAAATGGGCCGAGTGGCAGGAGAGCCGCAGCCGCTCTGACTACAGGTTCCTGCTCAGGGCCTTTTACAAGCTGGCGCTCTTCGGGGTTCTGGTGCTGGTCCTCTTCTACTTCGCCGTCTACGCTGGCTTTCTGGGAGGCATGCCCTCCACCAAGGAGCTGAAGTCGGTGCACAATAACACCGCCTCGGAAGTCTACTCGGCCGATGGCGTGCTGCTGGGCCGCTACTACATCCAGGACCGGACCAACGTCAAGTTTGCCGACATCTCCCCTGCCGCCATAGATGCCCTGATTGCCACAGAGGACGTGCGCTTTTATGAGCACAGCGGCGTAGATGCACGCAGCCTGGCCCGCGTTTTTATAAAGTCTTTGCTGATGCAGAACGAGAGCTCCGGCGGCGGCAGCACGCTGAGCCAGCAGCTGGCCAAGAACCTGTACCCGCGTAAGAACTACTGGCTCTGGGACATGCCCGTCAACAAGCTGCGCGAGATGATCATCGCCCGGAAGCTGGAGAGCCTGTACTCCAAAGAAGAAATACTGGAGCTGTACCTGAACACCGTGCCCATGGGCGGCAACCTGTACGGTATTGAGCGCGCCTCCCACCGCTTCTTCAACACCTCCGCCGACTCACTGAAGCCCGAGGAGGCCGCCGTGCTGATTGGAATGCTGAAAGCCACCACCACCTATAACCCGCGCCTGCACCTGGAGCGCTCCAGAACGCGCCGTAACGTGGTGCTGGCGCAGATGGCCAAGTATGAATTTCTCAGCCCCGCCCAGGCCGACTCCCTGCAACAGCTGCCGCTACAACTCGACTATAACTACACCACCCACAACGACGGCATTGCACCCTACTTCCGGGAGCAGCTACGGCAGGAGCTGGTGGAGTGGGCCGCCGGCAAGAAAAAGGGAAACGGGGAAACCTACAACCTCTACACCGACGGGCTGAAGATCTATACCACCATTGATGCCGGCATGCAGCGCCATGCCGAAGCGGCCGTGCGCAAGCAGATGGCGCAACTGCAGAAACAGTTCGACGCGCACTGGCGCGGGCGGGCACCCTGGGGCCGGAGCTCCAATGTGTTACAGGTGGCCATGCAGCGCTCCGACCGCTACAGAAAAATGAAGGAGGCAGGAAAATCGGAGGCCGATATTGCCGCCGCGTTCCGGGAGCCGGTGCCGATGCAGGTGTATGCCTGGGGCGGCACCGACAAGAAGACCATGAGCCCGCTGGACTCCATCGCCTATTACCAGCGCTTCCTGAACACGGGCCTGTTATCCGTGGAGCCACACTCGGGGTACGTGCGCGCCTGGGTCGGCGGCATAAACCACCACGTGTTTAAGTATGACCATGTGCGCGCCAAGCGCCAGGTGGGCTCTACCTTTAAGCCCATTGTGTACGCTGCCGCACTGGAAAAGGGCCTGCAACCCTGCGACTACTTCCCGAATGAGCGCATTACTTACCCGGAGTATGATAACTGGTCTCCACGCAATGCCTCAGAGCAGTACGGCGGCGAGTATACCATGCGCGGTGCCCTGGCGCACTCCGTTAACACGGTGTCGGCTCAGCTCATCATGAAGGCGGGCGTGCGCAAAACCGTGGCCATGGCGCACCGCCTGGGCATCAGCTCAGACCTTCCGGAGGTGCCTTCGCTGGCCCTCGGTACCGCCGACCTATCGCTGCTGGAGATGGTGACCGCCTATGCCACCTTCGCCAACCGCGGCTATCAGGTGGACCCGGTGTACATCCAGAAGATCACCGACCGGGATGGCAAGGTGCTGCGTGAGCACCGTGCGGGAGAGGGAGCGAAAAAGGTACTTTCGGAGAAAACGGCCGCCTTAATGCTGCACCTCATGCAGGGCGTGGTGGAAGAGGGCAGTGCCGCCAAACTGCGCTCACAGTTCGGCCTGAAAATGGATATCGCCGGAAAAACGGGCACCACCCAGGAGCACGCCGACGGATGGTTTATCGGAATAACGCCGCAGCTGGTAACCGGCGTCTGGGTTGGTGGCGAGAGCCCGGAAGTGCGCTTCCGGACGCTGGCGCTGGGGCAGGGCTCACACACGGCCCTGCCGATCTGGGGAGACTTTATCCGCCGCATCGCCATCGACCCGGCTTATAAAGGGTACTACAACAGCCACTTTGAGCCGCTCCCCCCCAGCCTGCAGGCCAGCTTAAACTGTGCGTCTTTCCGGGCCGAGCCGCCGCGCGAAAACTTTCTGGAGCGCGTACTGGACAAAGTTACCGACAAAGCCGCCCAGACTTTTGAGCAGTGGAAGGAAAACTGGAAGAAACGCCGGCAGGAGCGGAAACAGCGAAAAAAGCGGGATTAG
- a CDS encoding acyl-CoA thioesterase encodes MDNVYEGKVMWSHLDANMHMRHSAYADFAAQARIVVLDRLGLDLKAFQHLKIGPILFREELVYLREVGINEHLKVTVELTKSRADGSRWSIRHEVYRADGVKAAVINVEGAWLDLEKRKLAKLPQELVEQFNRLNRSEDYEELAG; translated from the coding sequence ATGGATAATGTATATGAAGGAAAGGTAATGTGGTCGCACCTGGATGCCAACATGCACATGCGCCACTCTGCCTACGCCGATTTTGCCGCACAGGCACGTATTGTGGTGCTCGACAGGCTTGGGCTGGACCTGAAAGCGTTTCAGCATTTAAAGATAGGCCCTATCCTTTTTAGGGAGGAGCTGGTGTACCTGCGCGAGGTGGGCATTAATGAGCACCTGAAGGTAACGGTGGAGCTGACCAAAAGCAGAGCCGACGGCTCCCGCTGGTCCATCCGCCACGAAGTATACCGTGCGGACGGGGTAAAAGCCGCCGTGATCAACGTGGAGGGAGCCTGGCTCGACCTGGAGAAACGCAAGCTGGCAAAGCTGCCGCAGGAGCTGGTGGAGCAGTTTAACCGACTGAACAGAAGCGAAGACTACGAAGAGCTAGCGGGCTAA
- a CDS encoding S1/P1 nuclease: protein MKKLASVFFLCLLLTSQAFAWGQNGHRAVGLVAEQHLSKKAKKKILKLLEENTLAEVSVWMDDIKSDHAYDHTHDWHWVTIPDGKSYEETEKNPHGDVIGKIEEVSKALKAGNLTKEQEQEYVKFLVHLVGDIHQPMHVGGYDDQGGNAVKVQWFYQPSNLHRVWDSDMIDSKNLSFTEVVRFLGEPNKEQVKQWQSASVRDWAKESMSYREQMYDLPEDKKLSYRYAYENYDLVEQRLLQAGIRLAGLLNEIYG, encoded by the coding sequence ATGAAAAAATTAGCAAGTGTTTTCTTCCTGTGCCTACTGCTTACCAGCCAGGCCTTTGCCTGGGGCCAGAACGGACACCGCGCCGTTGGCCTTGTCGCTGAGCAGCACCTGAGCAAGAAGGCAAAGAAGAAGATTCTGAAACTCCTGGAAGAGAACACCTTGGCAGAGGTTTCTGTGTGGATGGATGATATCAAGAGTGACCATGCCTATGACCATACCCATGACTGGCACTGGGTGACTATCCCGGACGGAAAATCTTACGAAGAGACGGAGAAAAACCCGCACGGGGATGTGATCGGCAAGATTGAGGAAGTTTCGAAGGCCCTGAAAGCCGGCAACCTGACGAAGGAGCAGGAGCAGGAGTACGTGAAGTTTCTGGTGCACCTGGTGGGGGATATCCACCAGCCGATGCACGTGGGCGGCTACGACGACCAGGGTGGCAACGCGGTGAAGGTACAGTGGTTCTACCAGCCGTCTAACCTGCACCGCGTGTGGGACAGCGACATGATCGACAGTAAGAACCTGAGCTTTACGGAGGTGGTGCGCTTCCTGGGCGAGCCGAACAAAGAGCAGGTCAAGCAGTGGCAGTCTGCGTCGGTAAGGGACTGGGCGAAGGAGTCGATGAGCTACCGCGAGCAGATGTACGACCTGCCGGAAGACAAGAAATTAAGCTACCGCTATGCGTATGAGAACTATGACCTGGTAGAGCAGCGCCTACTGCAGGCGGGTATCCGCCTGGCCGGCCTCCTCAACGAGATCTACGGATAA